In Rhizobium sp. WSM4643, the following are encoded in one genomic region:
- a CDS encoding DEAD/DEAH box helicase translates to MVRSGDSHCGAPKGYTLTNFESLGVSKPIVATLFQLGIETPTPIQEHSIPLLLEGRDLIGLAQTGTGKTAAFGLPLIEKLLADERRPDNRTTRTLILAPTRELVNQIAESLKKFIRKSPLRINVVVGGVSINKQQLQLEKGTDILVATPGRLLDLVNRRAITLTAVRYLVLDEADQMLDLGFVHDLRKIAKMVPKKRQTMLFSATMPKAIADLAGEYLVDPVKVEVTPPGKAADKVEQYVHFVAGKNDKTELLRKSLTENPDGRAMVFLRTKHGAEKLMKHLENIGYSVASIHGNKSQGQRERALKAFRDGSIKTLIATDVAARGIDIPAVSHVYNYDLPEVPDAYVHRIGRTARAGRDGIAIAFCAPDEARLLRDIERLMGIDITVASGEAPANMNGAPRRANGNGNNRNRNGGQGREGQGRGEGRGDQNRSEHRGSRQERRPRREGEGSEVRAGGEERRPRPERPTGRNEDFRGQRRGEAAPNLGPDNDLASTSDFRPSAKPQRPAHANGEPSGHHRGNSRHAHGRPARKHGEDRGPQQAQAGEPRRDGNGGNRRGGSGSRNGGGQRRERA, encoded by the coding sequence ATGGTGCGTTCCGGCGATAGTCATTGTGGCGCCCCGAAAGGTTATACCTTGACTAATTTTGAATCGCTTGGTGTCTCCAAGCCGATCGTCGCTACTTTGTTCCAGCTCGGCATCGAAACGCCGACGCCGATCCAGGAACATTCAATTCCTCTCCTCCTCGAAGGCCGCGATCTCATCGGCCTCGCCCAGACCGGCACCGGCAAGACCGCCGCTTTCGGCCTGCCGCTGATCGAAAAGCTGCTTGCCGACGAACGGCGTCCCGACAATCGCACGACACGCACACTGATTCTCGCCCCGACCCGCGAACTGGTGAACCAGATCGCCGAGAGCCTGAAGAAGTTCATCCGCAAGTCGCCGCTGCGCATCAATGTCGTCGTCGGCGGCGTCTCGATCAACAAGCAGCAGCTTCAGCTCGAAAAGGGCACCGACATCCTCGTCGCCACGCCGGGCCGCCTGCTCGACCTCGTCAATCGCCGCGCGATCACGCTAACTGCGGTTCGTTATCTTGTGCTGGACGAAGCCGACCAGATGCTCGACCTCGGCTTCGTGCACGATCTGCGCAAGATCGCCAAGATGGTGCCGAAAAAGCGCCAGACCATGCTCTTCTCGGCCACCATGCCGAAGGCGATTGCCGATCTTGCCGGCGAATATCTCGTCGATCCCGTCAAGGTCGAAGTCACGCCTCCGGGCAAGGCTGCCGACAAGGTCGAGCAGTACGTGCATTTCGTCGCCGGCAAGAACGACAAGACGGAACTGCTCCGCAAGTCGCTCACCGAAAACCCTGATGGCCGCGCCATGGTCTTCCTGCGCACCAAGCATGGTGCCGAGAAGCTGATGAAGCATCTCGAAAACATCGGCTATTCCGTCGCCTCGATCCACGGCAACAAGAGCCAGGGTCAGCGCGAGCGGGCACTGAAGGCCTTCCGCGACGGCAGCATCAAGACGCTGATCGCCACCGACGTTGCCGCCCGTGGCATCGACATCCCGGCTGTCAGCCACGTCTATAATTACGATCTGCCTGAAGTGCCTGACGCCTATGTCCATCGCATCGGCCGCACCGCGCGCGCCGGCCGCGACGGTATCGCCATCGCCTTCTGCGCTCCCGATGAAGCCAGGCTGCTGCGTGATATCGAGCGCCTGATGGGCATCGACATCACTGTCGCCAGCGGTGAAGCTCCGGCAAACATGAACGGCGCGCCCCGTCGCGCCAATGGCAACGGCAATAACCGCAATCGCAATGGCGGCCAGGGTCGCGAAGGTCAGGGTCGCGGCGAAGGCCGCGGCGACCAGAACCGTTCGGAGCATCGCGGCAGCCGTCAGGAACGCCGCCCGCGCCGCGAAGGTGAAGGCAGCGAAGTCCGCGCCGGCGGCGAAGAGCGTCGTCCGCGTCCGGAGCGCCCGACCGGCCGCAATGAGGATTTCCGTGGCCAGCGCCGCGGCGAAGCGGCCCCGAATCTCGGTCCTGACAACGATCTGGCCTCGACCTCCGACTTCCGCCCCTCGGCAAAGCCGCAGCGTCCTGCCCACGCCAATGGCGAACCGAGCGGCCATCACCGCGGCAACAGCCGTCACGCCCATGGCCGTCCGGCCCGCAAGCACGGCGAAGACCGCGGCCCGCAGCAGGCCCAGGCCGGCGAACCGCGCCGGGACGGCAACGGCGGCAATCGTCGCGGTGGCTCTGGCTCCCGCAACGGCGGCGGCCAGCGCCGCGAACGCGCCTGA